Proteins from a single region of Abyssalbus ytuae:
- a CDS encoding inorganic phosphate transporter — translation MEQIYIFMLAALFALAIADLIVGVSNDAVNFLNSAVGSKAFSLKTIMIVAAVGIAIGAIFSSGMMEVARKGIFNPSQFNFDEIMVIFMAVMITDILLLDLFNSMGLPTSTTVSIVFELLGASVCIAVLKILNADLGFNELANYINTQKATEIIFGIIISVAIAFSVGAVVQYISRLIFSFKYEKRLKYIGGIFGGVSITAITYFILIKGLKGISFIPGEWLTWVNENTFLLITISFIFWTIFSQLIISVFKWNILKIIVIVGTFALAMAFAGNDLVNFIGVPIAAWQSFDLWQPSGMAPEAYSMGQLSGAVKTPSMLLLLAGIIMVITLLLSKKARHVAETEIKLSSQGDTKERFQPNLLSRLIVRGTINLNGALTAIIPTSIREKIENRFEKPVAKKKKGIDEPAFDLLRASINLVVASILIAIGTSLKLPLSTTYVTFMVAMGTSLADRAWGRDSAVYRVAGVFNVIGGWFVTALVAFVAAAIFAFIIFKGKVWAVAGLLILAVILLIRSFVIYRNREREKKNSRKFEREDVITINEIVLESSDNISRVLGQVNSLYTSVVDNLGLHDLNKLKKCKKKLGKLDNEVDELKNELFYFIKSLDETSVEASKFYILVLDYLQDMVQSIGYIVKNSYNHVNNNHKNLKFNQIRDLKGIDRELEVLFSKIKKDFDDEFFSNIEDVLGGKKALQDHVSTLIQKQIERIRSTETSPKNTKLYFGLLLETKDLITATMNLLELFRDFHRDYKSYSS, via the coding sequence ATGGAACAGATTTACATTTTTATGTTAGCCGCTTTATTTGCTTTGGCAATAGCGGACTTAATTGTTGGTGTTAGTAATGATGCAGTTAACTTTCTTAATTCAGCTGTAGGTTCTAAAGCTTTTTCCCTTAAAACAATAATGATTGTTGCAGCAGTGGGGATTGCTATTGGAGCAATTTTTTCCAGTGGAATGATGGAAGTGGCCCGAAAAGGAATATTTAATCCCTCACAGTTTAATTTTGATGAAATAATGGTCATTTTTATGGCTGTTATGATAACGGATATTTTGTTGTTGGATTTATTTAACTCAATGGGTTTGCCAACTTCTACAACTGTATCAATTGTATTTGAACTTCTGGGTGCTTCTGTATGTATAGCAGTTTTAAAAATTTTAAATGCCGATCTCGGTTTTAATGAACTGGCAAATTATATAAATACTCAAAAAGCAACCGAAATAATTTTTGGGATCATCATATCTGTAGCTATAGCATTTAGTGTAGGGGCAGTAGTGCAATATATATCCCGTTTAATTTTTTCTTTTAAATATGAAAAAAGGTTAAAATATATAGGAGGTATTTTCGGAGGTGTATCAATAACCGCAATCACCTATTTTATTTTAATTAAAGGATTGAAAGGAATTTCTTTTATCCCCGGGGAATGGCTTACCTGGGTTAATGAAAACACTTTTTTATTAATCACCATAAGCTTTATTTTCTGGACAATTTTTTCTCAGCTTATAATTAGTGTTTTTAAATGGAATATATTAAAAATAATAGTAATAGTAGGCACATTCGCATTGGCAATGGCTTTTGCGGGGAATGATCTGGTTAACTTTATAGGGGTACCTATTGCTGCGTGGCAGTCTTTTGATTTATGGCAACCATCAGGGATGGCACCGGAAGCATATTCTATGGGGCAGCTTTCAGGGGCAGTAAAAACTCCTTCTATGCTACTTCTTTTAGCAGGAATTATAATGGTTATAACCTTACTGTTATCAAAAAAAGCACGGCATGTTGCAGAAACAGAAATAAAACTTTCAAGTCAGGGGGATACAAAAGAGCGTTTTCAGCCTAATTTATTGTCCAGATTAATAGTAAGGGGTACTATAAATTTAAACGGGGCTTTAACCGCAATTATCCCAACATCAATTAGAGAAAAAATTGAAAATCGGTTTGAAAAGCCGGTAGCAAAAAAGAAAAAAGGAATAGATGAACCGGCTTTTGACTTGCTCAGGGCTTCAATTAATCTGGTAGTAGCAAGTATTCTCATTGCCATTGGTACTTCATTAAAGCTGCCATTATCAACTACGTATGTTACTTTTATGGTAGCCATGGGAACTTCATTAGCTGACAGGGCATGGGGAAGAGATAGTGCAGTGTACAGGGTGGCAGGTGTTTTTAATGTAATTGGAGGATGGTTTGTTACTGCTCTGGTAGCCTTTGTAGCGGCCGCTATTTTTGCGTTTATAATATTTAAGGGAAAAGTATGGGCTGTGGCCGGATTACTTATTTTAGCTGTGATTTTACTGATTAGAAGCTTTGTTATATACAGAAACCGGGAAAGGGAAAAGAAGAACAGCCGGAAATTTGAAAGGGAAGATGTTATTACCATCAATGAAATAGTATTGGAAAGTTCTGATAATATTTCAAGGGTTCTTGGACAGGTAAACTCTTTATACACAAGTGTAGTGGATAATTTGGGACTGCACGATTTAAATAAATTAAAGAAATGTAAGAAGAAGCTGGGGAAACTTGATAACGAAGTCGATGAACTTAAAAATGAATTATTTTATTTTATAAAATCTCTTGATGAAACTTCAGTTGAAGCCAGTAAATTTTATATTCTGGTACTGGATTATTTACAGGATATGGTTCAGTCTATTGGTTATATAGTAAAAAACAGCTACAATCATGTAAACAACAATCATAAGAATCTTAAATTTAATCAAATTCGTGATTTAAAGGGGATTGACAGAGAATTAGAAGTGCTTTTCAGTAAAATTAAAAAAGATTTTGATGATGAATTTTTTTCAAATATTGAAGATGTATTAGGAGGGAAAAAAGCTCTGCAGGATCATGTTTCAACTTTAATACAGAAACAAATAGAGAGAATACGAAGCACTGAAACAAGCCCGAAGAACACAAAACTGTATTTTGGGTTGTTACTTGAAACAAAAGATCTTATCACTGCTACTATGAATCTTCTGGAACTATTCAGGGATTTTCACAGAGATTACAAATCTTACAGCAGCTAA